Proteins from a genomic interval of Pseudomonas sp. RC10:
- a CDS encoding FAD-dependent oxidoreductase, which translates to MSESPSVWDVIVLGGGAAGLVAAFHARQAGASVLVVNKGLVGRSGATITSGGGVSIAGESLRALGLDADASDTEERFLHDTITAGSWLNDQQLVESMVTGVGEEVGRLVDWGIKFTLNRRAPGHSSGRGIHISGVDMQRALTRIAVQAGVSFREDFQSTQLLQRQGEVVGVLGLDRRTGSVDSIFGHATVIATGGATSNWSLRTAPEELSGEGQRMAVEAGATLIDMEMTQFLPCCLAAPAIWRGLQFPWILGPQSGVHAWLMNRFGERFMARWDPARMELATRDMVSAACATEVYEGRGSPNGGVYLSWKHLPNDIIDNFPLNSRNISADWQWEGFDMTPLVERIKQGYAIEVAPAAHFSLGGVRVDKGANTGVPGLFACGEATGAMHGANRLSGNAGAQVLVQGRVAGVAAARDARDRRARDRHAENLGSAYATTIAPFERDSGVVPFELKEPLSQLAETALGPVRTAESIAKAQATLADLKDNALPQLACRTRDLMWNRDWSDALECQAAFSVLDAALLGAAGRTHSIGAHQRHDHKDAYAGPLSHSLIRYDGQALVRDTTPVAFPFLARP; encoded by the coding sequence ATGTCTGAGTCGCCCTCGGTCTGGGACGTCATCGTGTTGGGCGGTGGGGCAGCCGGTCTGGTCGCGGCGTTTCATGCGCGTCAGGCCGGGGCGTCCGTGCTGGTGGTCAACAAGGGGCTGGTCGGTCGCAGCGGGGCGACGATCACCTCGGGCGGCGGCGTGTCCATTGCGGGGGAAAGCCTGCGTGCCTTGGGCCTCGACGCCGATGCCAGCGACACCGAAGAGCGCTTTCTGCACGACACCATCACGGCGGGCTCCTGGCTCAACGACCAGCAGTTGGTTGAAAGTATGGTCACCGGCGTGGGCGAAGAGGTCGGTCGGCTGGTGGATTGGGGCATCAAATTCACCCTCAACCGGCGTGCGCCCGGTCACAGCAGCGGGCGGGGCATTCACATCAGTGGCGTGGACATGCAGCGCGCGTTGACGCGGATTGCGGTGCAGGCGGGGGTGAGTTTTCGCGAGGACTTTCAATCGACGCAATTGCTGCAACGCCAGGGCGAGGTGGTCGGCGTGCTGGGCCTGGACCGTCGCACCGGCTCGGTGGACAGTATTTTTGGCCACGCCACGGTGATCGCCACAGGTGGCGCCACCTCGAACTGGAGCTTGCGCACTGCACCGGAAGAGCTGTCCGGAGAAGGACAGCGCATGGCGGTGGAAGCGGGCGCGACCCTGATCGACATGGAAATGACCCAGTTCTTGCCCTGCTGCCTGGCCGCCCCGGCAATCTGGCGCGGTTTGCAGTTTCCATGGATTCTTGGCCCGCAAAGCGGCGTCCACGCGTGGCTGATGAACCGTTTCGGCGAACGCTTCATGGCCCGGTGGGACCCGGCCCGCATGGAGCTGGCGACCCGCGACATGGTGTCGGCCGCCTGCGCCACGGAAGTCTACGAAGGGCGCGGCAGTCCCAACGGTGGCGTGTACTTGTCATGGAAACACCTGCCCAACGACATCATCGACAACTTCCCGTTGAACTCCCGCAACATCAGCGCCGATTGGCAGTGGGAAGGCTTCGACATGACGCCGTTGGTGGAGCGCATCAAGCAGGGCTACGCCATCGAAGTCGCCCCCGCCGCGCACTTTTCCCTCGGCGGCGTGCGCGTCGACAAAGGCGCCAACACCGGCGTCCCAGGGCTGTTCGCCTGCGGTGAGGCCACTGGCGCGATGCACGGCGCCAATCGCCTGTCTGGCAACGCGGGTGCGCAAGTGTTGGTGCAGGGCAGGGTGGCCGGGGTCGCGGCGGCCCGTGATGCACGGGATCGCCGTGCCCGTGACCGCCACGCCGAAAACCTGGGCAGCGCCTACGCGACGACGATCGCGCCGTTCGAACGGGACAGCGGCGTTGTGCCCTTCGAACTCAAGGAGCCACTGTCGCAACTGGCCGAAACGGCGCTCGGGCCGGTGCGCACGGCCGAGTCGATTGCCAAGGCTCAGGCCACGTTGGCAGATCTGAAAGACAACGCCCTGCCGCAGTTGGCCTGCCGCACCCGGGATTTGATGTGGAACCGCGACTGGAGCGACGCGCTGGAATGTCAGGCGGCGTTTTCAGTGCTGGACGCCGCGTTGCTCGGTGCCGCCGGACGTACCCATTCCATCGGCGCACACCAGCGTCACGACCACAAAGACGCTTACGCCGGGCCGCTGAGCCACTCGCTCATCCGTTACGACGGTCAGGCACTGGTGCGTGATACCACCCCCGTGGCCTTTCCGTTTTTAGCGCGGCCATGA